The sequence GCGAACAGCCCCAGGTCCGTTCCCATGGGCGTGATCCACCCCGTCAGCGGACTGTCGCTGGCGACGGGCAGAAAGGCAAAGGGGATCAGGATCGGCAAGGCCAACAGCGCCGAGGCCCCTTGCAGGGCGATGGGCTCGATCTCCTTGGCGACCTTGCGTGTGACCAGCATGAAAAGGGCGAAGATGACGGCGACGGCCAGCGGCAGCAGCGCGGGCAGGCCCACCTCGGCGAAACTGGGCTGCACCACCATCAGCGTCCCGACAAAGCCCACGGCACAGGCCGCCAGCCGCCGCGGCCCGACGTCTTCGTTCAACACCCACCAGCCCAGAAGCAGCATGATGAAGGGCATGACGAAAGCGATGGCGATGGCATCGGCCAAAGGCAGATAGCGCAGCGCCGTGAACATCAGGCCGATGCCCGACATCTGCAACAGCGTGCGCGCCAGCGTCAGGCCCAGAACACGGGAGTTGGGAAACAGGCGTTGGCGCAG comes from Roseibacterium elongatum DSM 19469 and encodes:
- a CDS encoding DMT family transporter, encoding MSQPHADRPLLGILLMLGFCAIVPIADAMAKLLGDYPLTQLVLIRFAAQAVLLLPLALWLRQRLFPNSRVLGLTLARTLLQMSGIGLMFTALRYLPLADAIAIAFVMPFIMLLLGWWVLNEDVGPRRLAACAVGFVGTLMVVQPSFAEVGLPALLPLAVAVIFALFMLVTRKVAKEIEPIALQGASALLALPILIPFAFLPVASDSPLTGWITPMGTDLGLFAILGFAGAVAHLLMTWSLRFAPSATLAPMQYLEIPLATLVGFLIFGDLPDGLAAWGIMVTIAAGLYIVWRERVLSRAAPPAA